The Maridesulfovibrio bastinii DSM 16055 sequence GATCAATATATACCAGATTATGAGTTGCGTAGGCTATGTTAATGTGGAAATTCATATCAGCATCCCTTGCTGAACTCATATCCTGCCTGTTTGCCGGTATTTTTGATAAAGACTCTTTAAGTCTTTTTATATCCTCAAAGGTTGCTCGCTCTACAGCCATCACAACTCCTTGTCCCTCAAGCCCTGCACGAACTTCCAGAAGATCGTTTAATGAGTTCAGATGTGGGTAAGTTACACAGGAAAAATGGCAGTTACTTTTTTGCGTGGAATTGTCTTTGATGAAAATTCCTTGGCCTTCACGTACTTCAAGATAATTGGAACTAATTAGTTTTTTTATGGCATCTTCCACTGAAGATACCGAAACAAGCAGAATCTCGGAAAGTCTCCTGACTGATAAAAGTTTATCCCCGGGTTTCAAGTCTTCGCGGTATATACTTTCCTGAATGCGGCTGAAAACAAGCTCCTGCTCAGTAACTGACTTGCGGCTGATTATAAAAGCCTGCTGCGCTTCATCTATAAGTTTAGAGCGCAGGGCATCACAGATCAGATCTTCCGTATTTTCATATTCCCCGGAATCCAGCTGTTTTTTTATTTCGTTTTCCAGTTCAGGAGTTACGGAAATCTGCATTTTGGCTATCCTCATCGTTATTAGTTTTTTTCAGAAATATATTAAAAAAAATATTTCGGAAAAGTCTATAATAATAAGTATGCGGGCAGGAACTTAATTTCCTCGAAAGCAAGGGATGCCAACGATCTTAGATGATAATCACTCCGTTTTGCCCGGTAATTAAGAAGCCGTAGGTGAGACAATCATTCCCATTTTCTTTTATGCTCTCATGTGCGCCATAATTAAATCTGGGCTGCATGGATTTAATACCCCGAAAGTTCTGCTCATCTTCAGCCGGTTTGGTGCTGAATTTATTACCCATTGTTTTACTGCGGGATAATTCTCTGCGCGAATCATTAAGTCTGTAGCATTCTTCTAACTCTCCATAATGTTTATTTATAGTGCGTTCCAAAAACTTCTTCCACATTAGGATGAAAGCAGTATGCTCTATACGCATAATGTATTTCATACTTTTGTAGTATTAATTAAAAAGTATTGAATGATAGTTGTTACTGTTAAGCCATTGGTGTCACGAATGTTCAAAGAGACGTGACAGGATTGGCACTAAATTAAACTCTGCTTATAGACTCACTCAGGTGTTGAAAGTGAATGTTGTAATGATTTTGAATGATATAAAACTAACCATCCTTATTTAAATTAAATTTGAAAATAGTTTTATATTATTTGCCTGTGTTGATGCTGAGTGATGCTAATTTAAAAATTTCGTAAAAACTTTGATATTTAAAGATGTGCTATTATTCTTTGAATATTAATAGTTGTTGGGGGGTACATTGAAACAATTTAACGTGTTGATAATTTTTATTCTTCTTTTACTGCTGAGCTTTCCTAATGCGATAAAAGCTCAGACATTAAATGATAATGTCAAGAAAGAAGACAGTGTTAAGAAAAAGAGTAAGAAGAATAAAAAACCTAAAGTTGAAAAGTGTATTGGTCTTGTTAACATGTCCAACGGTATTGTCCTTCCTAAAGGAAAGGTTATAGCCAACGTTAAGTATAAATATATCCATAAAGGATCATTATACGACGGCAGTACTGAAAAAAATGGAAATTACGGCGGTAAATACGATCGCGTCAATCAGCTTGTTCAGTTCACAGCCAGAGCCGGTCTGTTTAAAAATTTTGATGCCAGAATTCTCGTTCCGGTATGGAAAAAACAGATTAAAAGGAAACCCGGCAACCTTGCTCAGCCATACGATAAAGACACCAACAGCGGTCTTGGCGATATAACCATCATGGGACGTTATGCATTGCTGACTCAGCGTGATGGAGACTGGCTGAACCTTGCCATAGGTGCCGGTATCAAGACTCCTACCGGTGATTCAGATCGTGAGAACG is a genomic window containing:
- a CDS encoding FCD domain-containing protein; its protein translation is MQISVTPELENEIKKQLDSGEYENTEDLICDALRSKLIDEAQQAFIISRKSVTEQELVFSRIQESIYREDLKPGDKLLSVRRLSEILLVSVSSVEDAIKKLISSNYLEVREGQGIFIKDNSTQKSNCHFSCVTYPHLNSLNDLLEVRAGLEGQGVVMAVERATFEDIKRLKESLSKIPANRQDMSSARDADMNFHINIAYATHNLVYIDLIKKFYEQMFEEINALHSLLYETPFNLEIIEKHHFKILGAIIQKDKEGARRHMLQHIVFIKSFIKKHYPVIDAAYKNGDTIL
- a CDS encoding transporter gives rise to the protein MKQFNVLIIFILLLLLSFPNAIKAQTLNDNVKKEDSVKKKSKKNKKPKVEKCIGLVNMSNGIVLPKGKVIANVKYKYIHKGSLYDGSTEKNGNYGGKYDRVNQLVQFTARAGLFKNFDARILVPVWKKQIKRKPGNLAQPYDKDTNSGLGDITIMGRYALLTQRDGDWLNLAIGAGIKTPTGDSDRENEAPFSNMYKYLGPRAQLGTGSWDPKFEIGATKFFGRSRVDAHMMYTLGGDGAHNSRPGNQFKYDIGYGYALNHYFDLELELNGIEQDSDVHDGTVDRSTGGHTIFITPGIHFKYEKINFSVGVPVVIYRDLNGYSRTPERNSRYGLGEDFQVVSKLGFCF